The Polynucleobacter sp. JS-Mosq-20-D10 region CACCATGCGATATTGGTATTCTGCAATGGGATCAAGCGTGAATAGTTGAGGCTTAACGGGCTCTTTGAGGTCAAATACTAGGCGGACCGTGCCCGGTTGAAATTGCCCCACACGGATTTGTGAAACGTAAGGGTCATTGGGTTTGACTTTAGCTACTAAATCTTTCAGGGTGGAATTGAGTTCCATGCCTTGAACATCAACCACCAAGCGATCAGGGTTGGTAAGTAGTTGTTGGGTAATAGGCAATGCTTTATCAGACTCAAGCGTGATGCGTGTGTAATCTTCTGCGGGCCAAATGCGTACACCCAAGATCTTAGCTCCCCAAGCAATCTCTGCCTCACTGAAGAAGAGGATAAAGCCCAGCATCTTTGCTGAAGTTTTGAGATGCTTTCTTCTAGAGGAATTAATGAGGGCCTTACTCATTGCTATTGAATACGCATCTTCTCGAGAACGGCTATTCCCTGACTTGAGCTTGCTTGGAAGATGATATTTCTTTCATTTTCATCTACACCAGCAATCAGATGAATTTCAATATCAAAAGCAGGGAGCGTGCCTTCAGCTTTTTCTGGCCACTCCACTAAACAGAATCCAGGCTCATCAAAATGCTCTGCAAAACCTGCACCCTGCCATTCCAAAGGATCTCGCATGCGATAGAGGTCAAAGTGGTTCATCGCCAGAGTATTGCTATCAATAATTAGTGGGTAGGGTTCACACAAGGTATAGGTTGGACTCTTCACTCGGCCCTCATATCCCAGGCC contains the following coding sequences:
- the tsaE gene encoding tRNA (adenosine(37)-N6)-threonylcarbamoyltransferase complex ATPase subunit type 1 TsaE, with product MAQNSFTQHCRQEADTTALAQKLASSLSHLFQADQSTHLNISLEGDLGAGKTTFARHLIQGLGYEGRVKSPTYTLCEPYPLIIDSNTLAMNHFDLYRMRDPLEWQGAGFAEHFDEPGFCLVEWPEKAEGTLPAFDIEIHLIAGVDENERNIIFQASSSQGIAVLEKMRIQ